The proteins below come from a single Paraburkholderia flagellata genomic window:
- a CDS encoding chromate transporter encodes MKQPISPPVAVAHGTHGGLHTPTVRDLFFGFLGLGFTSFGGALPLARRTIVEQRRWLSASEFTDLLGLCQFLPGGNVINLSVALGMRFQGWRGALAGILGLIAGPSLVVIGLGVLYERTQNDPHVRHLFVGLAAAAAGLLVSMALKIVLPLRRDPAAAVVAALGFVAIAVLRTPLLPTMLVLTPVGIALAARAARKEGGPR; translated from the coding sequence ATGAAACAACCCATCTCGCCGCCCGTCGCCGTCGCGCATGGCACGCACGGCGGTCTGCACACGCCTACGGTGCGCGATCTGTTCTTCGGTTTCCTTGGTCTTGGCTTCACATCGTTTGGCGGCGCACTGCCGTTGGCGCGCCGCACCATCGTCGAGCAGCGCCGCTGGCTCAGCGCCAGCGAGTTCACCGACCTGCTCGGCCTCTGCCAGTTCTTGCCGGGCGGCAACGTCATCAATCTGTCGGTTGCGCTCGGCATGCGCTTTCAGGGCTGGCGCGGCGCGCTTGCGGGCATCCTTGGCCTGATCGCGGGTCCGTCGCTCGTCGTGATCGGGCTTGGCGTGCTCTACGAGCGCACGCAAAACGACCCGCACGTGCGGCATCTGTTCGTGGGGCTTGCCGCGGCTGCCGCCGGGTTGCTCGTCTCGATGGCCCTGAAAATCGTGCTGCCGCTTCGGCGCGATCCCGCCGCGGCCGTCGTCGCTGCGCTCGGCTTTGTGGCCATTGCCGTGCTGCGCACGCCGCTTTTGCCCACCATGCTCGTGCTCACGCCCGTCGGCATCGCGCTCGCGGCCCGCGCGGCGCGCAAGGAAGGAGGCCCGCGATGA
- a CDS encoding DUF3563 family protein, which produces MYLLSRLFLFLSETAEARRQQREEAYLAQSVDIYDLEFRMRKMDREKATRHPSWMNHYG; this is translated from the coding sequence ATGTACCTGCTCAGCCGTCTTTTCCTGTTCCTCTCCGAAACCGCCGAAGCTCGCCGCCAGCAGCGCGAGGAAGCGTATCTCGCGCAGTCCGTCGACATCTACGATCTCGAGTTCCGTATGCGCAAGATGGATCGCGAGAAGGCCACGCGCCACCCGTCGTGGATGAATCACTACGGCTAA
- a CDS encoding BPSS1780 family membrane protein, with amino-acid sequence MQLIEVPAKTGYVWFRQGIWLFRRNPLAFLTLFFAYLLAMTLISAIPVIGGVLPLLFVPGVAVGFMAACRDTIAGKPVFPTILIDGFRSYGSNVAKQLLVLGAIYVVAMLLVLAASAFVDGGALLRLMTIGGDLDAEALANSDVPLAVLASLLCYVPVSMLFWFAPVLTAWHDVPPMKAMFFSIVSCWRNKGAFTVYGALWFAVSTVVSIGLSALLRALGAGDFTVAILMPALIIVTTMLYCSFYATYRGCYGVQEKQPAEMPDSGR; translated from the coding sequence ATGCAACTAATTGAAGTCCCCGCGAAGACGGGCTACGTCTGGTTCCGCCAGGGTATCTGGCTGTTCCGCCGCAATCCGCTCGCGTTTCTCACGCTGTTTTTCGCCTATTTGCTGGCGATGACGCTGATTTCCGCCATTCCCGTGATCGGCGGCGTGCTGCCGCTCCTGTTCGTGCCAGGCGTCGCCGTCGGCTTCATGGCGGCGTGCCGCGACACGATCGCAGGCAAGCCGGTGTTCCCGACCATCTTGATCGACGGCTTTCGTTCGTACGGCAGCAACGTGGCGAAACAGCTTCTGGTGCTCGGGGCGATCTATGTGGTGGCGATGTTGCTGGTGCTGGCCGCGTCTGCGTTCGTGGACGGGGGCGCGCTTTTGCGCCTGATGACGATCGGCGGCGACCTCGACGCCGAAGCGCTCGCCAACAGCGACGTGCCGCTTGCGGTGCTCGCCTCGCTGCTTTGCTACGTGCCGGTGTCGATGCTGTTCTGGTTCGCGCCCGTGCTCACGGCGTGGCACGACGTGCCGCCCATGAAGGCCATGTTCTTCAGCATCGTGAGCTGCTGGCGCAACAAGGGCGCGTTCACGGTCTACGGCGCGCTGTGGTTCGCGGTCTCGACCGTCGTATCGATCGGCTTGTCGGCGCTCCTGCGCGCGCTCGGCGCGGGCGACTTCACGGTGGCGATCCTGATGCCCGCGCTCATCATCGTGACGACGATGCTCTATTGCTCGTTCTACGCGACCTATCGCGGCTGCTACGGGGTGCAGGAAAAGCAGCCCGCGGAAATGCCGGACTCGGGCCGCTGA
- a CDS encoding LOG family protein, with product MDKRKVIPSLRSLADQERATAKKARASWQMFTIMAEFIEATEYLSEIRPAVSIYGSARLKPESEYYQLASTIARKVSDAGFAVISGGGPGIMEAANQGAHAGKSPSVGLNIELPHEQSGNQWQDISLRFRHFFTRKVTFVKNSDAVIVMPGGFGTLDELAEVLTLIQTKKSRHVPIILVGAEFWKGLLDWFRSALVPMGLINPEDMDLMQVIDDPDQVLEAVLKFYEDADTAEDAGKQHPARRDRDRDSDEDRMFYL from the coding sequence ATGGACAAGAGAAAAGTGATTCCGAGTCTGCGTTCACTCGCAGATCAAGAGCGCGCAACGGCCAAAAAGGCGCGCGCATCGTGGCAAATGTTCACGATTATGGCAGAGTTTATCGAGGCGACCGAATACCTGTCCGAGATCCGGCCAGCGGTCAGCATCTATGGTTCCGCCCGCCTGAAACCGGAGTCGGAGTACTACCAGCTCGCCAGCACGATCGCGCGAAAAGTCTCGGACGCGGGCTTCGCCGTGATCTCCGGCGGCGGCCCCGGCATCATGGAAGCCGCGAATCAGGGCGCGCATGCGGGCAAGTCGCCTTCGGTGGGCCTGAACATCGAGTTGCCGCACGAGCAGTCGGGCAACCAGTGGCAGGACATTTCGCTGCGCTTCCGCCATTTCTTCACGCGCAAGGTCACGTTCGTGAAGAACTCGGACGCCGTGATCGTCATGCCTGGCGGCTTCGGCACGCTCGACGAACTGGCCGAGGTGCTCACGCTCATCCAGACGAAAAAATCGCGTCACGTGCCCATCATTCTGGTGGGCGCCGAGTTCTGGAAGGGCCTGCTCGACTGGTTCCGATCGGCGCTCGTGCCGATGGGCCTCATCAATCCCGAAGACATGGACTTGATGCAGGTGATCGACGACCCGGACCAGGTGCTGGAAGCCGTTCTCAAGTTCTACGAAGATGCGGACACCGCCGAAGATGCCGGCAAGCAGCACCCGGCGCGCCGCGACCGCGACCGCGACTCCGACGAAGACCGGATGTTCTATCTCTGA
- the polA gene encoding DNA polymerase I — protein sequence MPEELRVETKLQNELEGKTLLLVDGSSYLYRAFHAMPDLRGPDGEPTGALYGIINMLRRMRKDVTAEYSACVFDAKGKTFRDDWYPEYKANRPSMPEPLAAQIEPIHTAVRALGWPLLMIEGVEADDVIGTLAHQAEKLGMKVIVSTGDKDLAQLVTDHVTLINTMTNETLDREGVIAKFGVPPERIVDYLSLIGDTVDNVPGVNKCGPKTAVKWLTQYDSLDGVIAHADDIKGAVGGYLRDALDFLPMARKLVTVETACELKPHLESIEASLATRPEAREELRDIFARHGFKTWLREVTEASQQSETVPAATQGDAPQKDAIVQPALFVDAPRHYETIQTWPQFDTWLKKIEAAELTAFDTETTALDPMVAKLVGMSFSTEPGVAAYLPLAHRGPDAPDQLPLDEVLARLKPWLESGKHKKVGQHMKYDEQVLANYGIELNGVEHDTLLESYVLESHRSHDMDSLALRHLGIKTIKYEEVAGKGAQQIGFDEVSLEKAAEYAAEDADVTLQLHRALYPQIAPEKGLDYVYRNIELPTSRVLRKMERNGVLIDTERLDKQSAEIAVRLITLEQEAYALAGGEFNLGSPKQIGQIFFEKLQLPVVKKTPSGAPSTDEEVLQKLAEDYPLPKILLEHRGLAKLKSTYTDKLPRMVNAQTGRVHTNYAQAVAVTGRLASNDPNLQNIPVRTGEGRRIREAFIAPPGHKIVSADYSQIELRIMAHISGDESLLAAFARGDDIHRATAAEVFSVTPLEVSSDQRRIAKVINFGLIYGMSAFGLASNLGITRDAAKLYIDRYFARYPGVARYMDETRMDAKSRGYVETVFGRRLWLPEINGGNGPRRQAAERAAINAPMQGTAADLIKLSMVAVQTWLDERKIGTKMIMQVHDELVLEVPGDELAEVRKRLPELMCSVAQLKVPLVAEVGVGENWEEAH from the coding sequence ATGCCTGAAGAACTACGCGTGGAAACGAAGCTACAAAATGAGCTGGAAGGTAAGACCTTGTTGCTGGTCGACGGTTCTAGCTATCTCTATCGGGCCTTCCATGCGATGCCGGATCTGCGCGGTCCCGACGGCGAACCCACAGGTGCACTCTACGGCATCATCAACATGCTGCGTCGTATGCGCAAGGACGTTACGGCAGAGTATAGCGCGTGCGTGTTCGATGCAAAGGGCAAGACGTTCCGCGACGACTGGTACCCCGAGTACAAGGCCAACCGGCCTTCCATGCCTGAGCCGCTAGCAGCACAAATCGAGCCCATTCACACGGCGGTGCGTGCGCTCGGCTGGCCGCTGCTGATGATCGAAGGCGTCGAGGCCGACGACGTGATCGGCACGCTCGCTCACCAGGCGGAAAAGCTCGGCATGAAGGTCATCGTTTCCACGGGCGACAAGGACCTCGCGCAGCTCGTTACGGACCACGTCACGCTCATCAACACGATGACGAACGAAACGCTCGATCGCGAAGGCGTGATCGCGAAGTTCGGCGTGCCGCCTGAGCGCATCGTCGATTATCTCTCGCTCATTGGCGACACCGTCGACAATGTGCCGGGCGTGAACAAGTGCGGCCCGAAAACCGCGGTGAAGTGGCTCACGCAATACGATTCGCTCGATGGCGTGATTGCCCATGCGGACGACATCAAGGGTGCCGTGGGCGGCTATCTGCGTGACGCGCTCGACTTCCTGCCGATGGCGCGAAAGCTCGTCACGGTGGAAACGGCTTGCGAACTCAAGCCGCATCTCGAGTCGATCGAAGCGTCGCTCGCCACGCGCCCAGAAGCGCGCGAAGAACTGCGCGATATCTTCGCGCGCCACGGTTTCAAGACCTGGCTGCGCGAAGTGACCGAAGCGAGCCAGCAGAGCGAGACGGTGCCCGCTGCGACCCAGGGCGACGCGCCGCAGAAAGACGCGATTGTGCAGCCCGCGCTCTTCGTCGATGCGCCGCGCCATTACGAAACGATACAGACGTGGCCGCAGTTCGATACGTGGCTCAAGAAGATCGAGGCCGCCGAACTCACTGCGTTCGATACCGAGACCACGGCGCTCGACCCGATGGTCGCGAAGCTCGTCGGCATGTCGTTCTCGACGGAGCCGGGCGTGGCCGCGTATTTGCCGCTCGCGCATCGCGGCCCGGACGCGCCCGATCAGCTGCCGCTGGATGAAGTGCTCGCGCGCCTGAAGCCGTGGCTCGAAAGCGGGAAGCACAAGAAAGTCGGCCAGCACATGAAGTATGACGAGCAGGTGCTCGCGAACTACGGTATCGAACTGAACGGCGTGGAGCATGACACGCTGCTCGAATCGTATGTGCTCGAATCGCATCGCAGTCACGACATGGACAGCCTCGCGCTGCGCCATCTCGGCATCAAGACGATCAAGTACGAAGAGGTGGCGGGCAAGGGCGCACAGCAGATCGGCTTCGACGAAGTCTCGCTCGAAAAGGCCGCCGAATACGCTGCCGAAGACGCCGACGTCACGCTGCAACTGCACCGCGCGCTCTATCCGCAGATCGCGCCGGAGAAAGGCCTCGATTACGTCTATCGCAACATCGAATTGCCCACGTCGCGTGTGCTGCGCAAGATGGAGCGCAACGGCGTGCTCATCGATACCGAACGGCTCGACAAACAAAGCGCGGAAATCGCTGTGCGGCTCATCACGCTCGAACAGGAAGCGTATGCGCTCGCGGGCGGCGAATTCAATCTGGGCTCGCCCAAGCAGATCGGCCAGATATTCTTCGAGAAGCTGCAATTGCCGGTCGTGAAGAAGACGCCGAGCGGTGCGCCTTCCACCGACGAAGAAGTGCTGCAAAAACTCGCCGAAGACTACCCGCTGCCCAAGATCCTGCTCGAGCATCGCGGTCTTGCCAAGCTCAAGTCCACGTACACCGACAAGCTGCCGCGCATGGTCAATGCGCAAACGGGCCGCGTCCACACGAACTACGCACAGGCCGTGGCGGTCACGGGCCGTCTCGCGTCGAACGATCCGAATCTGCAGAACATCCCCGTGCGAACGGGTGAGGGGCGCCGCATTCGCGAAGCGTTCATCGCGCCGCCGGGTCACAAGATCGTTTCCGCCGACTACTCGCAGATCGAACTGCGCATCATGGCGCATATCTCGGGCGACGAGTCGCTGCTCGCGGCGTTCGCACGCGGCGACGACATTCACCGTGCCACGGCTGCCGAGGTGTTCAGCGTCACGCCGCTCGAAGTGAGCTCGGACCAGCGGCGCATCGCGAAGGTCATCAATTTCGGCCTGATCTACGGCATGAGCGCGTTCGGGCTCGCATCGAATCTCGGCATTACGCGCGATGCGGCGAAGCTTTATATCGACCGCTATTTCGCACGCTATCCGGGCGTTGCGCGCTACATGGACGAAACGCGCATGGATGCGAAATCGCGCGGCTATGTGGAGACCGTGTTCGGCCGCCGTCTGTGGCTGCCCGAGATCAACGGCGGCAACGGCCCGCGCCGCCAGGCCGCCGAGCGCGCCGCCATCAACGCGCCCATGCAGGGCACGGCCGCCGACCTCATCAAGCTTTCCATGGTCGCGGTGCAGACGTGGCTCGACGAACGCAAGATCGGCACGAAGATGATCATGCAGGTGCACGATGAACTCGTGCTCGAAGTGCCGGGCGACGAACTCGCCGAGGTGCGCAAGCGCTTGCCCGAACTGATGTGCTCGGTGGCGCAGCTCAAGGTGCCGCTCGTGGCCGAAGTGGGCGTGGGCGAGAACTGGGAAGAGGCGCATTGA
- a CDS encoding AMP nucleosidase, protein MNNDYLRPLMTPAHDFPDEFFEDAADAVARLSTIYEANTSFLRDAFARYRRGEAFERRVRACYPFVRIRTNVNTHIDSRRSYGFVAGPGVFETTVTRPDLFGNYYREQLRLLAKNHHVGIEVGVSDQPIPVHFAFAEGIHLEGDLDRERLFAMRDVFDVPDLAQLDDRIVNGTYEPEPGEPHPLALFTAARVDFSLHRLKHYTATSPTHVQNYVLYTNYQFYIDEFVKLGRAMMAHTDDADLRNYRSEYTSFVEPGDVVTYNANLGEQDDEGTAPARLPQMPAYHLKRADGSGITMINIGVGPSNAKTITDHIAVLRPHAWIMLGHCAGLRNTQRLGDYVLAHGYVREDHVLDDDLPLWVPIPALAEVQLALERAVAEVTKLDGVELKRVMRTGTVASVDNRNWELRDHREPVQRLSQSRAIALDMESATIAANGFRFRVPYGTLLCVSDKPLHGELKLPGMADSFYRAQVDQHLQIGVKAMEILRTNGLHKLHSRKLRSFAEVAFQ, encoded by the coding sequence ATGAACAACGACTACCTGCGGCCCCTCATGACGCCAGCGCACGACTTCCCGGACGAGTTTTTCGAAGACGCCGCCGACGCCGTGGCGCGCCTCTCGACCATTTACGAAGCGAATACGTCTTTCCTGCGCGACGCGTTTGCGCGCTATCGCCGCGGTGAGGCGTTCGAGCGGCGCGTGCGTGCGTGCTACCCGTTCGTGCGCATCCGCACCAACGTCAACACGCATATCGACTCGCGCCGTTCGTATGGTTTCGTGGCCGGCCCCGGCGTGTTCGAAACCACCGTCACGCGGCCCGATCTTTTCGGCAATTACTATCGTGAGCAGTTGCGTCTGCTCGCGAAGAACCATCACGTGGGTATCGAAGTGGGCGTGTCGGATCAACCGATTCCCGTGCACTTCGCGTTCGCTGAAGGCATCCATCTCGAAGGCGATCTTGACCGCGAGCGCCTCTTCGCCATGCGCGACGTGTTCGATGTGCCCGATCTCGCGCAGCTCGACGACCGCATCGTGAACGGCACCTACGAGCCGGAGCCGGGCGAGCCGCATCCGCTCGCGCTCTTCACGGCGGCGCGCGTGGACTTTTCTCTGCATCGGCTCAAGCACTACACGGCCACGTCGCCCACGCACGTGCAGAACTACGTGCTCTACACGAACTACCAGTTTTATATCGACGAGTTCGTGAAGCTCGGCCGCGCGATGATGGCGCATACCGACGATGCCGACCTGCGCAACTACCGCAGCGAATACACGTCGTTCGTCGAACCCGGCGACGTGGTGACCTACAACGCGAACCTGGGCGAGCAGGACGATGAGGGCACGGCGCCGGCGCGCCTGCCGCAAATGCCGGCCTACCACCTCAAACGAGCGGACGGCAGCGGCATCACGATGATCAACATCGGCGTGGGACCGTCGAACGCGAAGACGATCACCGATCACATTGCCGTGCTGCGTCCGCATGCGTGGATCATGCTTGGCCACTGCGCGGGCTTGCGCAATACGCAGCGCCTTGGCGACTACGTGCTCGCGCACGGGTATGTGCGTGAGGATCACGTGCTCGACGACGATTTGCCGCTATGGGTCCCAATTCCGGCGCTCGCGGAAGTGCAGCTCGCGCTCGAGCGCGCGGTAGCGGAGGTCACGAAGCTCGATGGCGTGGAACTCAAGCGCGTGATGCGCACGGGGACGGTGGCGAGCGTCGACAACCGCAACTGGGAGCTGCGCGATCATCGCGAGCCGGTGCAGCGCCTTTCGCAGAGCCGAGCGATCGCGCTCGACATGGAAAGCGCGACCATCGCCGCGAACGGATTCCGCTTTCGCGTGCCGTACGGCACCTTGCTGTGCGTCTCCGACAAGCCGCTGCACGGCGAGCTCAAGCTGCCGGGCATGGCCGATTCGTTCTATCGCGCGCAAGTCGATCAGCATTTGCAGATCGGCGTGAAGGCGATGGAGATTCTGCGTACGAACGGTTTGCACAAGCTGCATAGCCGGAAATTGCGCAGTTTTGCGGAGGTGGCGTTTCAGTAG
- a CDS encoding homoserine kinase: MAVFTAVTDQELAQWLRDYDLGDVVEFRGIQSGIENSNFFLTTTRGEYVLTIFEKLTAEQLPFYLDLMRHLASHRVPVPDPMPRKDGALFGLLNGKPAAIVSKLEGRPELAPGVEHCAEVGQMLARMHLAGRDYRGDQPNLRSLSWWEETVPTVLPFLADAQRTLLTSELDHQRAFFASADYAAMPGGPCHCDLFRDNAMFAHSHPAPGHEVRLGGFFDFYFAGCDKWLFDVAVTVNDWCVDLATGKLDTARADALLRAYQTVRPFTPEEMRHWMDMLRAGAYRFWVSRLYDFHLPRSAELLKPHDPGHFERILRERLAGSEAGSHHALPHRPCN, translated from the coding sequence ATGGCCGTCTTCACCGCTGTCACCGACCAAGAGCTTGCCCAATGGCTGCGCGACTACGATCTCGGCGATGTCGTCGAATTTCGCGGCATCCAGTCCGGCATTGAAAACAGCAACTTCTTCCTGACGACGACGCGCGGCGAATACGTCCTGACGATCTTCGAAAAGCTGACGGCCGAACAACTGCCGTTCTACCTCGACTTGATGCGGCATCTCGCCTCGCACCGCGTGCCGGTACCCGACCCCATGCCGCGCAAGGACGGCGCGCTGTTCGGCCTGCTGAACGGCAAGCCGGCGGCCATCGTCTCGAAGCTCGAAGGCAGGCCCGAACTCGCGCCCGGCGTGGAGCACTGCGCGGAAGTGGGCCAGATGCTCGCACGCATGCATCTGGCGGGCCGCGATTACCGCGGCGACCAGCCGAATCTGCGCAGCCTTTCGTGGTGGGAAGAAACGGTGCCGACGGTGCTGCCGTTTCTCGCCGACGCCCAGCGCACGCTCCTCACGAGCGAACTCGACCACCAGCGCGCCTTCTTCGCCTCGGCCGACTACGCAGCGATGCCGGGCGGTCCGTGCCATTGCGACCTGTTCCGCGACAACGCGATGTTCGCGCACTCGCACCCGGCGCCGGGCCACGAAGTTCGGCTTGGCGGCTTTTTCGACTTCTATTTCGCCGGCTGCGACAAGTGGCTCTTCGACGTGGCCGTGACCGTGAACGACTGGTGCGTCGACCTCGCTACGGGCAAGCTCGACACGGCGCGCGCCGACGCGCTCTTGCGCGCCTACCAGACCGTGCGCCCGTTCACGCCCGAGGAAATGCGTCACTGGATGGACATGCTGCGCGCAGGCGCGTACCGCTTCTGGGTCTCGCGCCTGTATGATTTCCACCTGCCCCGCTCGGCCGAACTGCTCAAGCCTCACGATCCCGGCCACTTCGAGCGCATCCTGCGCGAGCGCCTCGCCGGCAGCGAGGCTGGCTCCCATCACGCCTTGCCCCATCGCCCATGCAACTAA
- a CDS encoding chromate transporter, with the protein MTATLVALAAIFSQLSLLAFGGGNTILPEMQRQVVEVHHWMPASEFSALFALAQAAPGPNMMVVTLVGWHVAGWAGMLVTSIAKFGPSSLVTIAALHAWDRFKDRPWRRIAQKGLVPVTAGLVAASAVLIAKASDPSWIAWAITGVCAVLAFRTKIHPLWLLGAGSLIGLTGFGQ; encoded by the coding sequence ATGACCGCCACACTCGTTGCGCTCGCCGCGATCTTCAGTCAGCTCTCGCTGCTCGCATTCGGCGGCGGCAACACGATCCTGCCCGAGATGCAACGTCAGGTTGTCGAGGTGCACCACTGGATGCCCGCGAGCGAATTCAGCGCGCTCTTCGCGCTCGCCCAGGCCGCCCCGGGCCCGAACATGATGGTCGTGACGCTGGTGGGCTGGCACGTGGCCGGCTGGGCCGGCATGCTGGTTACGTCGATTGCGAAGTTCGGACCGTCGTCGCTCGTCACGATCGCCGCGCTGCATGCGTGGGACCGCTTCAAGGATCGCCCGTGGCGGCGCATCGCGCAAAAGGGGCTCGTGCCGGTGACGGCGGGTCTCGTGGCCGCGAGTGCGGTGCTGATTGCGAAGGCTTCAGATCCTTCGTGGATCGCGTGGGCGATTACCGGCGTCTGCGCCGTGCTCGCGTTTCGCACGAAGATTCATCCGCTGTGGCTGCTTGGCGCGGGGAGTTTGATTGGGTTGACGGGGTTTGGGCAGTGA
- a CDS encoding transcriptional regulator GcvA, with protein sequence MARSLPPFPALRAFEAAARHNSFSAAAGELNVTHGAISRQVASLEAWVGVQVFHRHGKRVALTEAGRRYLAAVQSAFDDIARATNQLRDTGVVHVLRVNALPTFAMKWLLPRLSQFQRLAPNVELRLSTSNAPVDTLEGFDVAVRRGPAHWPDCEAGHFLDEMELPVCSPALLKRAPIHQASDLARHVLLHSDTRPDAWRTWLAAAGVKAKCRKKQSFDHFYLALQAAVDGLGVALGPLPLLDDELASGRLVTPLAGPHLDARGYWWVARREVAQAPLVSQFCRWLEEQARARAPHGASGVPASAEKA encoded by the coding sequence ATGGCACGCTCCCTTCCTCCCTTTCCCGCGCTGCGCGCGTTCGAAGCCGCCGCGCGGCACAACAGTTTCTCCGCCGCGGCGGGCGAGCTCAATGTGACTCACGGTGCCATCAGCCGGCAAGTGGCCTCGCTCGAAGCGTGGGTCGGCGTGCAGGTGTTTCACCGTCACGGCAAGCGCGTCGCGCTGACCGAGGCCGGGCGGCGCTACCTGGCCGCCGTGCAATCGGCATTCGATGACATCGCGCGCGCAACCAACCAGTTGCGCGACACCGGCGTGGTGCACGTGCTGCGCGTGAACGCGCTGCCTACTTTTGCGATGAAATGGCTGCTGCCGCGGCTCTCGCAGTTTCAGCGTCTCGCGCCGAACGTCGAGTTGCGACTGTCCACTTCGAACGCGCCGGTTGATACGCTCGAAGGCTTCGACGTGGCCGTGCGGCGCGGACCGGCCCACTGGCCCGACTGCGAGGCTGGCCATTTTCTCGACGAGATGGAACTGCCGGTGTGCAGCCCGGCGCTGCTCAAACGCGCGCCGATTCATCAGGCAAGCGATCTTGCGCGCCACGTGCTGCTGCATTCGGACACGCGGCCCGATGCGTGGCGTACCTGGCTTGCGGCCGCAGGCGTGAAAGCCAAATGCCGGAAAAAGCAGTCGTTCGACCACTTCTATCTGGCCTTGCAGGCTGCCGTGGATGGTCTTGGCGTCGCGCTCGGCCCGCTACCGCTGCTCGACGACGAACTCGCGTCCGGTCGTCTCGTGACCCCGCTCGCGGGGCCGCATCTCGATGCGCGCGGTTACTGGTGGGTGGCGCGCCGCGAGGTGGCGCAAGCGCCGCTCGTATCGCAGTTTTGCCGCTGGCTGGAGGAGCAGGCGCGCGCACGGGCGCCGCACGGTGCATCCGGCGTGCCCGCAAGCGCGGAGAAAGCATGA
- a CDS encoding extracellular catalytic domain type 1 short-chain-length polyhydroxyalkanoate depolymerase, translated as MTKNLTKLWAGGMRRLLAIQTRASRDALKGAGIDTPKPQAIWRAAQAAADQAAKHATQARSRAPMRESRVGPRAAAWAAGEWHRAEHLVPANTQHAGRSLPYGLYLPPGQKTAGMPLVVMLHGCKQSMDSFAEGTRMNLLADRHGFAVVYPEQSERAHPHQCWHWYDSRDAAGGGEAAAIVSLVDTLVEEHGFDRSRVYLAGLSAGAGLAMLLAVRSPSRFAAVALHSGPAFGEARSGVTALDVMRRGVHHDPVALVDTQLGARIHPGMPAIVVQGDTDAVVAPVNAEHLAVQLLRLNGLADSRGVRQGVVSHETFKDGYREQDYELDGASVVRLCRVADLDHAWSGGDDTVPFHSSTGPDASTLIWDFFEAHRREAFDEAYDDELTQDAG; from the coding sequence ATGACGAAAAATCTGACGAAGCTATGGGCAGGTGGCATGCGACGTCTGCTCGCCATCCAGACCCGCGCTTCCCGCGACGCCCTGAAGGGCGCGGGGATCGATACGCCCAAGCCGCAGGCAATCTGGCGCGCCGCTCAGGCCGCAGCCGATCAGGCGGCGAAGCACGCTACGCAGGCGCGCAGCCGCGCGCCGATGCGGGAGTCGCGCGTGGGTCCGCGCGCGGCCGCCTGGGCCGCGGGCGAATGGCACCGCGCTGAGCACCTTGTACCGGCGAACACCCAGCATGCCGGGCGCTCGCTGCCCTACGGGCTCTATCTTCCCCCAGGGCAAAAGACAGCGGGCATGCCGCTCGTCGTGATGCTGCACGGCTGCAAGCAATCGATGGACTCTTTCGCGGAAGGCACGCGCATGAATCTGCTCGCCGACCGCCATGGGTTCGCCGTGGTGTATCCCGAGCAGTCGGAGCGCGCCCACCCGCATCAATGCTGGCACTGGTACGACTCCCGCGACGCGGCGGGCGGCGGCGAGGCGGCAGCGATCGTTTCGCTCGTCGATACGCTCGTCGAAGAGCATGGGTTCGACCGCTCGCGCGTCTATCTGGCGGGCTTGTCGGCGGGCGCAGGGCTTGCCATGCTGCTCGCGGTGCGTTCGCCCAGCCGCTTCGCAGCTGTTGCGCTACATTCTGGCCCCGCTTTCGGTGAGGCACGCTCCGGTGTGACCGCGCTCGACGTGATGCGGCGCGGCGTGCACCACGATCCCGTGGCGCTCGTCGATACCCAATTGGGTGCACGCATTCACCCGGGCATGCCGGCAATCGTCGTGCAGGGCGACACCGATGCGGTGGTTGCGCCCGTCAACGCGGAACATCTCGCGGTGCAACTGCTGCGCCTGAATGGCCTTGCGGACTCGCGCGGCGTGCGTCAGGGCGTCGTGTCGCATGAGACTTTCAAGGACGGCTATCGCGAGCAGGATTACGAACTCGACGGCGCGAGCGTCGTGCGTTTGTGCCGCGTGGCGGACCTCGACCATGCCTGGAGCGGCGGCGACGACACCGTTCCGTTCCATTCCTCGACGGGACCGGACGCGAGCACGCTGATCTGGGACTTTTTCGAAGCTCATCGCCGCGAGGCCTTCGACGAGGCCTATGACGACGAATTGACGCAGGACGCAGGTTAA